The Geitlerinema sp. PCC 9228 genomic interval CTATCGGGTAGAAGGTCATTCCATTGGTGCAGATGACTATCTCATCAAACCTTTTGAACCGAGAGAACTGGTCGCCAAAATTGAAGCTCAGTTGGAGAGAACCCGCCGTATCTACTCAGAAATGGTACGTTTGATGCAGCAAGGTGTCAATTCTGGAGGAGCTTCAGAATCCTTCTCCTCCCAGCAATCGCCTCTACTATCCAACTCAGAACCAACAGAAAGTGGCAAATCGGGAGAGGAACGGGAACCGCTACCGCTCACACCAGCGGAAGCCAGGGTGTTTTGGGAAGTGGTGGAGGGCTATACCAACAAACAAATTGCCGAACGCTTGTTTATTAGCCCCCGCACGGTACAAACCCACCTCAGCCACATTTTAAATAAATTAAAATTAGACAATCGCTCCCAATTGGTACGCTTTGCTTTTGAACAAGGATACGAACCCCCTACGGATAACGATCGCCAAGATAACTACCAACTGAGTGAAAATTCATGAGCCATTTGGTGTACGATGTAGCCACCCTCCAAGCAGCGATCGCCGATCGCCCCCAGCAATGGCGACCGTGCGTATTTACCAACGGTTGTTTTGACCTGCTTCACGTCGGTCACGTCCGTTACCTGCAAGCTGCAAAGGCATGGGGACGGACATTAATTGTCGGCGTCAACAGCGATCGCTCGGTACGATCCATCAAACCACCAAAACCCCAACAACCTACCCGACCCCTTATTCCCCAAGGGCAGCGAGCGGAAATGGTAGCCGCTCTCAAACCAGTAGATGCGGTAGCAATCTTTGAAGAAACCACCGCCAGCCATCTCATCGAGCAATTGCAGCCGGATATTTATGTCAAAGGGGGCGATTACAACCTAGAAACTTTGCCAGAAGCGGCATCTGTGCGCTCTTATGGCGGTAGAATTGCGCTAGTTCCCATTGAAATTTCCACATCAACTACTACGATCGTTAATCGTATCCTCAATTTTGTAGAACTTTATGAGTGACTCCACCATTGCCGCATCCGAAGTCCAAGCGATCGCTCAAAAACTCCTAGATGCCCCGCCAACCAAGCAAATCCAACTGCTGCAACAGCTAGCAGAAGGCGGCGAAACTGGCATCCAAGCGCTCATCGATTTTCTTCAAGCTCGCCAAAACCAGCCGCCTACCATTGCCATGGGGAAAGCTTACCAGCTTTTGATTCAACAGGACTATCCCCAAGCCCAAGATTTTGTCCGCAATACCCTCCCCGAAGGCGTCGTCCCCTTGCAATCCGACCGAAACATGGATTATCGGCAATTGCAGGAACAACTGGCGCAAGCAGATTTTCTCAAAGCCGACCGACAAACAGCGCAAAAACTCTGCGAACTCGGCGGCGAAATGGCGGCAAAAAGAAAATGGCTGTATTTCACCGAAGCCGCGCGCCTGCCAGTTACCGATCTGCGTACCATCAATACCCTGTGGCAGGTCTATTCGGAGGGCAAATTTGGCTATTCCGTCCAACGAGAGCTGTGGCTTTCGGCTGGCAAAGATTGGGAAAAATTCTGGCAAAAAATTAACTGGAAAACTGGAAATAAATGGACCCGCTATCCCAATGAATTTACTTGGGATTTAAGCGCTCCCAAGGGCCATTTGCCTTTGTCCAACCAACTGCGAGGGGTCCGCGTTTTGAAAGAAATTCTTACCCATCCCGCTTGGCAGAACGACACCAGCGACCAATAATATCGACCAGCAGTCGTACGCAGGGGAGTCGATCTTCCCCTTTTGGTGGGGAGGGAGATGCCCAAATGTTGCCTGGCAT includes:
- a CDS encoding GUN4 domain-containing protein, with the translated sequence MSDSTIAASEVQAIAQKLLDAPPTKQIQLLQQLAEGGETGIQALIDFLQARQNQPPTIAMGKAYQLLIQQDYPQAQDFVRNTLPEGVVPLQSDRNMDYRQLQEQLAQADFLKADRQTAQKLCELGGEMAAKRKWLYFTEAARLPVTDLRTINTLWQVYSEGKFGYSVQRELWLSAGKDWEKFWQKINWKTGNKWTRYPNEFTWDLSAPKGHLPLSNQLRGVRVLKEILTHPAWQNDTSDQ
- a CDS encoding response regulator transcription factor, giving the protein MKKILVVDDDQTLRLVLKRYLENQGYLVSVVHSGIDALEVFDREPPDLIVSDIIMPQMDGFEFCRRLRAKRSGQLVPFIFLSSRDELDYRVEGHSIGADDYLIKPFEPRELVAKIEAQLERTRRIYSEMVRLMQQGVNSGGASESFSSQQSPLLSNSEPTESGKSGEEREPLPLTPAEARVFWEVVEGYTNKQIAERLFISPRTVQTHLSHILNKLKLDNRSQLVRFAFEQGYEPPTDNDRQDNYQLSENS
- a CDS encoding adenylyltransferase/cytidyltransferase family protein, which translates into the protein MSHLVYDVATLQAAIADRPQQWRPCVFTNGCFDLLHVGHVRYLQAAKAWGRTLIVGVNSDRSVRSIKPPKPQQPTRPLIPQGQRAEMVAALKPVDAVAIFEETTASHLIEQLQPDIYVKGGDYNLETLPEAASVRSYGGRIALVPIEISTSTTTIVNRILNFVELYE